The following coding sequences are from one Musa acuminata AAA Group cultivar baxijiao chromosome BXJ2-4, Cavendish_Baxijiao_AAA, whole genome shotgun sequence window:
- the LOC103982686 gene encoding aquaporin TIP3-1-like has product MPPRRFAFGRTEDAVQPETMRAALSEFIATALFVFAAEGSILSLGKLYKDTSTAGGLVVVAIAHALALAVAVAIAFNISGGHVNPAVTLGALVGGRISLVRAVFYWVAQLLGAVVAALLLRLATGGMRPVGFSVASGVSDWHAVLLEIVMTFGLVYTVYATAIDPKRGHLGTIAPLAIGFILGANILAGGPFDGAAMNPARAFGPALIGWRWKHHWVYWVGPFIGASLAGVMYEFLMIPAEAPRTHQPLAPEDY; this is encoded by the exons ATGCCGCCCCGCAGGTTCGCCTTCGGCCGCACCGAGGATGCCGTCCAACCGGAGACCATGCGTGCCGCTCTCTCGGAGTTCATCGCCACCGCTCTCTTCGTCTTCGCCGCCGAGGGCTCCATTCTCTCTCTCG GAAAGCTCTACAAGGACACCTCCACCGCAGGGGGGCTGGTGGTGGTGGCTATAGCCCACGCGCTAGCTTTGGCTGTAGCCGTGGCCATCGCCTTTAACATATCGGGTGGCCACGTCAATCCTGCAGTCACGCTCGGCGCTCTCGTCGGCGGCCGGATCTCCCTTGTGCGGGCGGTATTCTACTGGGTGGCGCAGCTACTCGGCGCCGTCGTAGCCGCCCTTCTCCTCAGGCTCGCGACCGGTGGCATG AGGCCGGTTGGATTCTCGGTGGCGTCGGGCGTCAGTGATTGGCACGCCGTCCTGCTGGAGATAGTGATGACGTTCGGGCTGGTCTACACCGTCTACGCGACCGCGATCGACCCCAAGAGGGGGCACCTCGGCACCATCGCGCCTCTGGCCATTGGCTTCATCCTGGGTGCCAACATCCTTGCCGGGGGACCGTTCGACGGCGCGGCAATGAACCCGGCGAGGGCCTTCGGACCGGCACTTATCGGGTGGAGGTGGAAGCACCACTGGGTGTACTGGGTTGGCCCCTTCATAGGTGCATCACTTGCAGGCGTTATGTATGAGTTCCTTATGATCCCAGCTGAGGCTCCTCGCACTCACCAGCCTTTGGCTCCTGAGGACTattag